Within Sorangiineae bacterium MSr11367, the genomic segment TTCTGCGCATGCTCCGGTGTGGTCTTCGGCGCGCGGCGGAGAAGCTGCATCATCGTGCCGAGGGCTAGGGCGCGCGTGGCCGAGCGACATTGAATATCGGGCATCAGCGGGCAACGCGCCGAGACAGTCCCGTCTTCCTCGTAGTGCAAGTAGACGGGGAGATTGCGTTCGGAGTTCATTTCACACCCCCGACGCCGATGAAAGAGTTTCGTAACTTCATGGCGAGTCTCCAATCTAGGACACGCCCCCCAGGAACGCTGGGACCTGGTGCATCGCCCGAGCCAAGCTTTGGCCTCGATGCTTCGCTTGTGCTGAAAGTTGCTAAGATCCTTATCGTTTTTCCATGCCGAACCGGATGGGTCGATCAGGACGGTCGGTCACGACAAAAGTGCCACCGGTGTAGCCTTTACCGTACATAGGTCATTTAATATTGTAATCGAACGCGAAATTTTTTCCGTTTCGGCTCCCCGTCAGCGTCAAGTGATTGGCCGTGCGCAGGCGTCCGAGGGCCTCGAGCATCTTCTCCGGGCTGCCCGCGTCGAAGCCGTTGACCTGTTGAATGCGGTCGGCATTCTCGATACCGAGCTTTCCGAGCACGGAGTCTTTGGACACCCCGAAGATGTTGATCCCGATGGTCTTGCCGCTGCTGTCGAGGGCCGGAACGATCCTGTGGCGAAACAAATCCCCCTGCCGTTCGAAAACGAGATCGACCACGCCGCGATCGATGTCGTACTCGTTGGCCCCCACCTTCTTGATGCCGTTGGCAATCTCCGGTGGAAGCGACGTCGCGCCTCCTGGTGCAGGCTTGGCGGCTGTATCGGACGGTCGACGAGGGCTCGCCGGTTCGGGCGAGGCGGGCTCGGAAAAGAGCCGCGCCTGGCAGATGGATCCGTTGCTATCGAGCCAAACGCGATCGGTGCCGACGTATTCGATCTTCTTGCCGTTGAAGTCTCCACCGCGGCGGCGCAAAACGACATTCGACGGTGCGCTCTCCGCGCCGGCAGCGCCATCGCTCAATGCGGCGTAGGACCAATCGGGATCGCTCGATGCCGCAATGATGTGCACCTTCACGCCCTCGCAGGCGACGGCGGAGGACGTGACTCCGTTCGCGTCGGTGCTGGGCGCGGCCTTGGCGACGCCGAGGGGTCCCGTCTCCGAGTCGAAGGGATTGCGCGCGAGGATGGCGTCGGCGCTGGTCGCGTGCCTGCCGGTCTCGGATGCGGCTCGGGGCGGCGCCGCCAGAGGGGGGCGCGCGAAGCTCGCAGCATCGCTCATGAGACCGATGCGGGTCACCTGCATGATGCCCTGCGCGCCAAAGAAGGCGGCCACCATGACGAGGGCCGGCGTGATCATCCAATAGGGTCTCCTCAGAGCATGCTCCATCTCGAACGAGACCGAATTGCAAAGGCCCGGCCAGCCCGCGTTGAACGGTATTTCGTCGGGCGGAGCTCCGAAAAGATGCGACACGATGGCGAGAAGCTGCCAGCCACCCGTCGCCGCGCGACAAGGTGGCAATCGAGCTATTTCGAACTTCGCGTGGCGTGCTGCAGGGCGGCCAGCGCGAGAAGACGTGTAGAGTCGAGCGTCGGCAGCGGGGAGTTTCCGTCGTTCATGATGAGCGGGATCTCCGTGCAGCCGAGGATGACGGCATCGCAGCCGGCGTCTTTCAGCCTTCCGATGACCCGCTGGAAATAGGCAACTTGCTCCGGCTTGATGACGCCGTACACCAATTCATCCATGATGATGCGGTGGATCTCGTCGCGCTCGGCAGCGCTCGGGCGGACGTAGCCGAGCCCCTGCGCGCTGAGTTTTTCCGGATAGACTTCGCTGTCGATCGTCCACGCCGTTCCCGTCACGCCAATGCGATGAAATCCGCGGTGGACGGCCTCCGTCGCGACGACCTCGGCGATGTGCAACCAGGGAAGCGGTGAGCGGCCTTGGAGGTGCGGGAAGGCCTTGTGAATCGTGTTGTCGGGGCAAATCAGGAATCGAGCGCCGATGGATGCCAATTTGTTCGCCGAGGCGATCATCAATTCGGCAACGCCCTGCCAATCGTTGCGGTCGAGACAGGCCACGTAATCCGCCAAGGAATGGGTGTGCATGGACACCTCGGGGTGCGCATGCGGGCCGAGAAGCTGGGCCCCCTCCGCGCAGATGGTGCGGTAGCAAAGGGCGGCCCCTTCGGCGGAGCAGGCAACGATTCCGATGTGGTCGGGCGGCGAGGTCATGATGCCCTAGGCTAGGCCAACTTGGGCGCGGCCGGAACGATGGGCAGAATCACGCGCGATGGATGGGCCTGCTCGTGCAGGACGCGGTGCTCGCCGGGATGGGGGTTCTTGGCCCAGCGTGGAAACGAGCTGCTCGTCACGTCGAGCCGAAGTCGATGTCCGGGCTGGAAGGCATGGCTCGTGGGGGTCAGCTCGATGTGGAAAAGACGAGGCTGGCCGGGCTCGAGTGCCATACGAAGAATGCCCTCCGCCACATTGAAGGCGCTGCCATCGGGCTCCACGTCGACGAGCTTGACGACGAAGTCCGCCTCGGGCGCGCTGGAGGTGGCCCACAGTTCGACGACGACGGTACCGGTCACCTCGAGGGTGCCGTCGAGGATCGCGGAGGTGCAAACGAGGACGTCGTCGCGGGCCTCGAGGCGGCGCTGATCGCGGGGGCCCGCGAGCTCGGTGAAGCCGAGCGTGTTGCCGCCCCACGTCGGCACTGGGGATGCAGGATCGTAGGCGATGCACGACGCCGGTGACCAGCGCGGCTCGGGGCCGAGCGAGCCCGCCCCCAGGTACCAGGTGGTGTACTGCGTTCGGGCGATGGGCCATTCGCCTTCATCGCGCCAGGTGTTGGTCCCCATGACGAAGATGCGCACCGGTGCACGCGCCGGCGGCTCGTCGGAGAGTTGCTCGCGGAAGAAGCGGGCAATCTCGCCGCGAAAGCCGCCCGCGAGCCCGACGCCGGGCAAGGCGCCGAATCCCAAATAGCGCTCGCCCTGGACGGTCGATTGCGAAACGTGCGTCCAAGGCCCCATGACGAGCCGCGTGCGTTCGCGCGCGCGGGCGCTGCCGGCACGGGTACGCATTCCGATGAATTGATCGATGGAGCCCTGCACGAAGTAGTCGTACCAGCCGCCCACGATGAGCGCCGGCACGGTGATGCGCTCGTACGACTGCGCCTCGGTGAAGGCTTCCAGCATGGGCGGGCTCGGTTCGAAGGGCTGCGGGAGGCCCAGCGACGAGCTCCACGTCGTCATGGCCCCATGCTCGAATACGCCGCCGCGATGAAACATGGTCCGCGACGGTATGCTCGGCGACTGGCCCGGCGCGATGGCCCGAAGTGCCCCCGGAGCACGGGTCGCAGCGGCCCATTGTGCAAATCCCTGGTACGAGTTGCCGTTCGCGAACACGTCGCCCGTGCTGAAGGGCTGCGCGGCCGCCCACGCGACGAGATCCTCGCCGTCGTCCGCCTCGTGGACGAATGGAGTAAAGCCGCCGCGCTTTCGCACGTCCTGAACGACGACGGCGAAGCCTTCGCGCGCGAAACCGATGGGATCGAGCACGGGGTTCGTAAAGGCCCCGTCTTTTCCGTAGGGCGTGCGCGCAACGATGACCGGCCAGCGCCCCTCCCCCGCGGGGCGTGCGATATGGCACGCGAGCAGCGCGCCATCGCGCGCCGGAACCTCGACGTCGAACTCGAAGACGATACTCATGGATTCACCGAGGGAGGGCTTCGTCGGCGTACTGTGCGGCAAATTCGGCCGAGGGGGGAATCGGCTTGATGACGTCGATCATCACGCCATTCGGGTCGGCGGTGATGAAGTGGCGTTGGCCGAAGGGCTCGTCGCGAAGCGTACGCAGAATGGGGAGGCCCGCCTGCTCGACGCGTGCATAGACCTCGTCGGGATCGTCGACTTCGAAGTTGAGCAGAAGGGCGGATTTGACCCGGCCTTCGGGCGGCACCGTCTCGTGATCGTATTGGACGATGCCCAGATTGACGTTGGCCG encodes:
- a CDS encoding general secretion pathway protein GspC, producing MSHLFGAPPDEIPFNAGWPGLCNSVSFEMEHALRRPYWMITPALVMVAAFFGAQGIMQVTRIGLMSDAASFARPPLAAPPRAASETGRHATSADAILARNPFDSETGPLGVAKAAPSTDANGVTSSAVACEGVKVHIIAASSDPDWSYAALSDGAAGAESAPSNVVLRRRGGDFNGKKIEYVGTDRVWLDSNGSICQARLFSEPASPEPASPRRPSDTAAKPAPGGATSLPPEIANGIKKVGANEYDIDRGVVDLVFERQGDLFRHRIVPALDSSGKTIGINIFGVSKDSVLGKLGIENADRIQQVNGFDAGSPEKMLEALGRLRTANHLTLTGSRNGKNFAFDYNIK
- a CDS encoding amino acid racemase: MTSPPDHIGIVACSAEGAALCYRTICAEGAQLLGPHAHPEVSMHTHSLADYVACLDRNDWQGVAELMIASANKLASIGARFLICPDNTIHKAFPHLQGRSPLPWLHIAEVVATEAVHRGFHRIGVTGTAWTIDSEVYPEKLSAQGLGYVRPSAAERDEIHRIIMDELVYGVIKPEQVAYFQRVIGRLKDAGCDAVILGCTEIPLIMNDGNSPLPTLDSTRLLALAALQHATRSSK
- a CDS encoding CocE/NonD family hydrolase, which codes for MSIVFEFDVEVPARDGALLACHIARPAGEGRWPVIVARTPYGKDGAFTNPVLDPIGFAREGFAVVVQDVRKRGGFTPFVHEADDGEDLVAWAAAQPFSTGDVFANGNSYQGFAQWAAATRAPGALRAIAPGQSPSIPSRTMFHRGGVFEHGAMTTWSSSLGLPQPFEPSPPMLEAFTEAQSYERITVPALIVGGWYDYFVQGSIDQFIGMRTRAGSARARERTRLVMGPWTHVSQSTVQGERYLGFGALPGVGLAGGFRGEIARFFREQLSDEPPARAPVRIFVMGTNTWRDEGEWPIARTQYTTWYLGAGSLGPEPRWSPASCIAYDPASPVPTWGGNTLGFTELAGPRDQRRLEARDDVLVCTSAILDGTLEVTGTVVVELWATSSAPEADFVVKLVDVEPDGSAFNVAEGILRMALEPGQPRLFHIELTPTSHAFQPGHRLRLDVTSSSFPRWAKNPHPGEHRVLHEQAHPSRVILPIVPAAPKLA
- a CDS encoding VOC family protein; the encoded protein is MKITSYYPVVLTDDVAKTATFYVTHFGFEPLFESAWYVHLRSTFAANVNLGIVQYDHETVPPEGRVKSALLLNFEVDDPDEVYARVEQAGLPILRTLRDEPFGQRHFITADPNGVMIDVIKPIPPSAEFAAQYADEALPR